In a single window of the Longimicrobium sp. genome:
- a CDS encoding helix-turn-helix transcriptional regulator, with the protein MMTDESEAHVDYTPGSGNVFADLDLPDADELLAKSELVHHIVSLIRRRKLTQKDAAVLLDTTQPTVSDLVRRRLDRFSLERLFVFLNRLDREVQIVIRPKREGAHPAAITVRTETRRASTPKATAA; encoded by the coding sequence ATGATGACGGACGAGTCCGAGGCGCACGTAGACTACACTCCCGGGTCGGGCAATGTCTTCGCGGATCTCGACCTGCCGGATGCGGACGAGCTGCTCGCGAAATCCGAGTTGGTCCATCACATCGTCTCGCTCATCCGGCGGCGAAAGCTGACTCAGAAGGATGCGGCGGTGCTGCTGGACACGACGCAGCCGACCGTCTCCGATCTCGTGCGGCGGCGGCTGGACCGGTTCTCGCTCGAGCGGCTGTTCGTCTTCCTCAATCGCCTGGACCGCGAAGTTCAGATCGTCATCCGGCCCAAGCGCGAGGGAGCGCACCCTGCTGCCATCACGGTGAGAACCGAAACGCGCCGGGCAAGTACGCCCAAAGCCACGGCGGCGTGA
- a CDS encoding type II toxin-antitoxin system RelE/ParE family toxin — protein sequence AVYTVRFQGAVYVLHAFQKKSKRGIATARKDIELIKGRLVAARQLHARLFPDRE from the coding sequence GCCGTCTACACAGTCCGTTTCCAAGGCGCGGTGTACGTTCTCCACGCGTTCCAGAAGAAGAGCAAGCGTGGGATCGCGACCGCCCGTAAAGACATCGAATTGATCAAGGGGCGACTCGTAGCGGCTCGGCAGCTGCACGCCCGGTTGTTCCCCGATCGCGAGTGA